The Pseudomonadota bacterium genome includes a window with the following:
- the rpsO gene encoding 30S ribosomal protein S15 → MSITAERKQKLIKDFSRGAQDTGSPEVQVAVLTERINNLTEHMKQHAKDFHCRRGLIILVNRRRSLLDYLARKNYTRYQEVIKELGLRR, encoded by the coding sequence ATGTCGATAACAGCAGAACGTAAGCAGAAACTGATTAAAGATTTTAGTCGTGGAGCTCAAGATACAGGGTCTCCAGAAGTACAAGTGGCGGTCCTTACTGAACGCATTAACAATCTGACCGAACACATGAAGCAGCATGCAAAAGACTTTCACTGCCGCCGTGGTTTGATCATCCTTGTTAACCGACGCCGTAGTCTCTTGGACTACCTTGCTCGCAAGAATTATACCCGCTACCAAGAAGTCATTAAAGAACTTGGCTTGCGCCGCTAG